A segment of the Mycobacterium intracellulare ATCC 13950 genome:
TCCCGAACATGGACCAGTCCGGGGCGAACCGGATCCATGCCTTCATGGCCGAGCGGGTGGAATCGGGGTTCGGCTCACTGGACGAAGTCGCCGACGCGATCGCCGAGTACAACCCGCATCGGCCGCGACCGACCGATCTGGACGGCCTGACCACCAACCTGCGTCGCCGCGGCGACCGCTGGTATTGGCACTGGGATCCGCAATTCATCAGCGGCACAGCGGCATTCCCGCCGTTCGAGGTCACCGACCCCGATCGGATGCACGCGGCCGTGGAGGCGATCCTGCGCGGCGGGGTGCCGATGCTCCTGGTGCGCGGGCAGATGAGCGACCTCGTCAGCCAGGAGCGCGCCGACGAATTCCTGGCGCGTTTTCCCCAAGTCGAATTCACCGATGTCCGCGGCGCGGGACACATGGTCGCCGGTGATCGCAACGACATCTTCGCTGGCGCCGTGCTGGACTTCCTTGCCCGGCACGTCGACGCCGGATGAACCGGCCGCGCGGAACCGGCTGGCCGCCAGCGCATTCGAGGCGAGTGGCGCTGTTACTATCTGCCCGGCACAAACGGAGGGGGACGGCGTGAACATGCCGTGGTTGCGGGGGCTGGGACTCGTTGGGGCCGTGCTGGTGGCCGCGACGACGCTGGCGAAAACCGCTGCGGCGGCGCCGCCGCCGGCCCTGCCGTCGCCGCCCCCGGCACCGGGCATGGGAGTCGATCATGAATCCGGCAGGTGCACAGCGGGTTTCGCGGCACAGGGCGCCGACGGCAGCTACTACCTGATGACCAGCGGGCATTGCGACTCGCACGATGGCGCGGAGTGGACGTACGGCAACGATGCTCCGCTCGGCAAGATCTCGGCCAGCGAGCATGAAGGGGCCAAGCGGGACGCCGCGATCATCCGCCTCGAGCCGAGCATCGGCATGCCGGTGGGCGACATAGCCGGCAGGTATCAGGTTCGGGATGTGTTGAGCCACGCGCAGATTCAACCCGGTATGCCGTTCTGCAAGATCGGTGCGGTGACGGGTGAGACGTGCGGCGCCATCAAAGGCATCGACGGTGACGTGGTCGAAGCAAGCGTGTTCAGCCTGGACGGCGACAGCGGCAGTCCCGGCTTCGTGATGAACCCCGACGGCACCGTGAGCGCCGTCGGTCTGTTGATGTCCTCGCCCGACGGTGACGACTACACGACCTATTTCATGCTGATCAATCCGCTGCTGGACAGGTGGGGCCTGCGTGTTCTCCCGTGAGTGTCGTAGCGTTTGCAATTCTGACGTACCGGGTACCGACGCCATGGTGAAGCAGCGGAACCGGCGACACGAAGGGGAAGCAGTAGTGAAGCGTGGGATCGTAGCCGGCGTTGCCGGTGTGGCCCTGGTGATCGCGGCCGGCGCGGGGTGTTCGAGCAACAAGTCCGGTACGTCGCCGTCCGGCTCGTCTTCGCCGGCGGGTGCGGCAGGTCCGCTGGTGATCGTCGACGGCCAGAACCAGAACGTCAGCGGGCAGGTCACCTGCACCGCCGCGGGGGACAACACCAACATCGGCATCGGCGACCCCACCGCCGGGCTCGGCGCCGTGGTCAGCAATGGCAATCCGCCCCTGGTCCATTCGGTCGGGCTGGGCACCGTCAACGGGGTCGCGCTCGGTTTCTCCGACGCCGCGCCCAACCAGGGCGGCAGTGCCGGGGCCGCGGTCAACGGCAAGACGTGGGCGATCAAGGGCACCGCTACGGGTGTCGACATGAGCAACCCGCAGCAACCGCAGCAGGTAACCAAGTCATTCGAGTTGGACGTCACCTGCCCGTAGCGCAGGCCATCGACACCCGAGGGGAACGCAGCTATGTCTATGAAACGTGTCGTCGGCGCTGCCGCGGTGGCCGCCGGCCTGAGCATCTCCATGGCCACCCTGAACGCCGGGACGGCCTACTCCGCGCCACTTGACCCGCCTCCGCCCTGCCCGGGCTGCCACGGCGGTGGCGGCGGTGGTGGTGGTGGCGGCGGCGGGGGCGGCAACCCCGGCGCGCCGGGCGGCCCGGGTGGACAGCCCGGCGGCCACGGCGGTCAGCAGGGCGGGGGGAACACCCCGCCGCAGGGTGGCCAGAACGGTCCGCCGGCGCAAGGTGGGCAGAACGGTCCGCCGGCGCAAGGTGGGCAGAATGGTCCGCCGGCGCAGGGTGGCCAGAATGGTCCGCCGGCGCAGGGTGGCCAGAACGGTCCGCCGGCGCAGGGTGGCCAGAACGGCCCGCCGGCGCAGGGCGGCCAGAACGGCCCGCCGGCACAGGGCGGGCAGAACGGCCCGCCGCAGGGCGGGCAGAACGCCCCGCAGCCGAATGAGCGCGGTCAATACCCGCCGCAGCCGAGGCAGAACACCCCGCCAAATGAGCCCGGTCAGAACCCGCCGCAGGGCGGGCAGACCAACGCCCCGGCGAACACGCAGAATCCGCCGGGGAACGAGCGGCAGCGGTACGCCTCGCTCAACCCCCCGAGCACGCAGCCGCCGCACCCGCCGTACATTCCGCCGCGCGGGGTGTATGCCAGCGGCAACGCCGAGATCGGCGGGCCGGTGGGTCTCGACACCGGCTTCAGCGTCGTGGGCCACGGGGCACCCCCGCCGCCGCGCCCGCACAACTACGGCTGGAACGACGGCCCGGCCCCGGGCCACCCGCCGCCGCACTGGGTGGGCCCGCCGCCCCCCGGGGGCTGGAACGGTCCGCCGCCTCCGGGTGGGTGGAACCGGCCGTGGGCCGGACCGCCGCGTGACGTGCTGGTGGCCCGGGCGGACTTCGGACCGTTCAACTACAACACCTTTACCGTCGTCCCGGTCTTCAACTGGCAGTACGGCGGTTGGGGTTACTGGTTCTTCGGTGTCTGGGTGCCCCTGTACTGAGCGCGTATTACTGCGGGTGGGCCGCCACGTAGTCCGCGGCCGGGATCGGTGACGACGCGTCGTAGCCGATGGGCAGCACGACGTCGCCCGCGGTGGTGCGGCAATAGACGTCCCACCGGTAGTACGCGGTGAACGTGGCCGGATCGGCCGCGATCAGCGCCGCGTATTGGTCGACCGCGCGCACGTATTCGCCGGCGTGGTTGTAGCCGTAGATGGCGCGATCCCGATCGTTGGCAAAGCCGTTGGCGGCCAGGTAGCGGCCCGCCGCCAGGATGCTGTCGCGCGGGGAGTGGATATCGCCGCCCTGTCCGTAACCGGCGAACGTCGACGGCAAGAACTGCATGGGGCCCTGTGCCCCGGCGGTGCTCGCGCCCACGATGCTGCCGAAACGGGTCTCGATGAAGTTGATTGCGGCCAGGTAGTTCCAGCCGACGCCGGATTCGGACTCCGCCTGGTGGTAGTCGCTGAGCAGCTCGTCGGCCGGGGCCGGCGGCTCGATGCGCCACGCCGGCAGGGTGTCTCGCACCGGGGTCAGCGCGATGAGTTGCCGACGGGCGTCGACGTTGCGGTCGTACACCTCGGCCAGCTCTGCCGGGATGCGCGGGCGCGTCGTCGCGTCCCATTCGGGATGGCGTGCGATGGCCCGGTAGGCCGCCTGCTCGCGGTGTGCCGCCGCCGTCAGCGCCGGCTCCGCGGTCCCCGGGTCGCGCAGGGCGCGCTCGTCGGCGACGAGGTCGTCGGCCAGCTGCACGGGATCCGCCGCCAGCAGCGGCTGCGCGCCGCCGGGCATCCCGGAATCCACGGGCACCACCCGGGTCGGCGCCGCGGTGGCGGACGTCGTCGTGGCCGCCGGGGAGGCATTTTTGGGATGCGACGCCGAACAACCGGCGAACGCGACCATGATCGCGGCGAGGACGAGCGGCGCGGCGCGTCGGTTACGGCCCACAGTCATCACATCCGTCCATCGCCTCGATCCCCCACGGCTCCGGCTGGTTCGCCTCACAGCGAGTCTGTCGCATCCGAGCGCGTGACATCAATGCCGATGAAGGCTCAAACTGGTTGATATGCGCGACCGCGAGACGATCGACTCAGAACTGCGGCGCATCGCCCTTGGGCGACGATCGATCCGCGAGCAGGGTGGCCAGCCGTCGTCCCAAGAGGTCGACGAACTGCTCGACGAGCTCCTGGCCCACAGCACCGGGGCGACGCTCGTGAACGCGCCCAGCGCCCCCGAAACCCCGGCGGTCGCCGCCGCCCGGCCCCGGCACGACACGGTCACGCTCCTGAGGCCCAGCGGCGTGCTGCGCCGGCTGGGCCTGGTGGCGGCGTTGCCGCTGTCACTGGTGGCGATCGCCGCCGCCGCGATCGCCATATTCGCCGTCCGCCACCAGGATTCATCGGCGCAGCCGACGGAAGCCCCGCCGCCGGCCGCGTCGTCACCCAGTCGACCGGTCGCGTCGCCACCCGCTCGCATGGCTCCCCCCGCACCCGCCCCGCGGATTGGCGTAGCCGACACGGCGTTCATCGCCGCGTTGAAGCACGAAGGCGTGCCGATTCCCAGCCAGGATTACGTGATGGCCCAGGGGCACGCCGTCTGCGACTTCCTGGCGCACCAACACAACTTTTCCGACGCGGTCGGGTTCGTGCAGCGATCGTCGATCTGGGACGCCGATCAAAGCACCCATGTCACCGCGGGCGCCATCGTCGCGTACTGCCCCCAGTCCCTACCCTCTGCCTCAAACGAGATGCAGCCGTCCTATCAGGATGCCCTCTCCGATTTGCAGGCCATCGAAGGAAAACTGCGGGACATCCAGGGAGATCTGGACAACCTTCCGGGCCACCCGTGATCCGGACGGGACGCCATCCCGCGTCGGATCGAGACCCGTTGCCCTGCAGGGTGTTACCTCAACGCGGCGTGGAGCGCATGCAACCGTGACCCTGCTATTTCTGGTACTGAAAGTCGCCCTGATCGCCTTCGTCGTCGGAGGCACCGTCGCTGTGATCACCCGCGGGGTCAGACGTTCACGCGCGAACAGACTGGATCCGCGGTGGAAGGGACCCGGTGGTCAACCCGGGTATGAGGCATCCGCTTTGGGCGCCATGCCCAACACGCCGCTTCCCGAATGGGCCTACTGGGGCGACGAGGAGGACGACGACCACGGCGATGGCAGGGCGTGTTGAGCGCGCCAACGCAGGATTGAGCGCTTACCAAAGCGCTCCGTTTCGCGGGCTCCCGCCCTACACCCGCACCTCCGCCGGCTCGAGTCGACGCGTAGCTCGGACGGCATCACCCCTGCCGTAGAATCGTCGTGGCTTGTCGAGCCACCCAGGCCGCGTTAGCTCAGTTGGTAGAGCGTCGCTCTTGTAAAGCGGATGTCGAGAGTTCGAGTCTCTCACGCGGCTCCATTCCTGTCGGTACTCACCGATAGCGTCGCCTTATGTCCACGGTTTGTCGCAGGTGCGGAGTCGATTTCGACGGCCGTCGGCGAAAGGTGTTCTGCACCAACGCATGCCAACAATCACACCGCCGACACTTACGGCGTAAAGGCCTAACCGGTCACTGGTCGGTGTCGATCACGCGCGCCGAGCGCACCGCCCGTGACGAGGGCCGCCGGCGCCCCGGCAGCGGGATCCGATCCGCGATGTTGCTCAGCGGGTTGACCACCATGGTGAGCGCGATGACGGCGTCTTGCAGGGTGGCGATGGCGGGCTCGAGCGCCTCCATCCCCGGGGTGAGCCGCGCCAGGGTGTCGGCGACGTCGGCGAGCTGGTCCAGCGGCCCGTGTTTGGCGGTCAGCTTGTCGACCAGGCCGCCTTCGCTGAGCAGGCGGTCGGCCAGCCCGTCCTCGGCCAGCAGGCGTTCGATCAATCCGTCCTCGGCGACCAGCTGATCGGCAAGCCCGCCCGGCTGCAGCGTGCGCTGCAAGGCGCCGCCCTCGGCGGTCAGCCGGTCGAGCAGGCCGCCCTCCGAGGTCAGCATGTCGACGACCCCACCCGGGCGGAGCAACCGATCGAGCGGCCCGTCCGGGGCCACCGCCCGACCCAGCGGGGCGTCGTCGTCGAGCAGCCTGGCCAGCCGGTTGGCGCGCACGAGCGCGTCGTCGAGACCCAGCATCGACGTCATCGGGTTGGTGCCGGCGGACCCGTTCTCGCCCAAAGCCCGCTTCGCCACGCCAACGGCCGCGCTTGCCACGCCCAGACCCGCATCCGCCGCGGCCAGACCGACCCGCGCGGGAGCGGTCGCCGCCGACACGATGCTTTTGGCGAGGTTCATTCTTCGAGTCTATGCACGGCGCGGCCTGCGAAAAGGCCGATCCGTCTCAAGGCAACGCGCCGATGCCTGGCAGACTACTAACAGACGGTTGACACTGAGCTTTCAGGAATCACACAATTTTTCCATAGGTAACTTCAAGTAAGGGACAGCAGCACCTGATGACATCGCAAACTCCCAGCGACACCAAACCGGAGGCCCGCGTCCTCGTGGTCGACGACGAGGCCAACATCGTCGAACTGCTCTCGGTCAGCTTGAAGTTCCAGGGCTTCGAGGTCTACACGGCAACCAATGGCGCCCAGGCGCTGGACCGGGCGCGCGAAGCCCGTCCCGATGCCGTCATCCTCGACGTGATGATGCCCGGCATGGACGGGTTCGGGGTGTTGCGACGGTTGCGGGCCGACGGCATCGACGCCCCCGCGCTGTTTTTGACGGCGCGGGATTCCTTGCAGGACAAGATCGCCGGCCTGACGCTGGGGGGCGACGACTATGTGACGAAGCCGTTCAGCCTCGAAGAGGTCGTCGCGCGGTTGCGGGTCATCCTGCGGCGCGCCGGCAAGGGCGGGGCCGAACCACGCAGCGCCCGACTGACTTTCGCCGATATCGAACTCGACGAAGAAACGCACGAGGTGTGGAAGGCCGGTCAGCCCGTGTCGCTGTCGCCGACCGAATTCACGCTGCTGCGTTACTTCGTGATCAACGCGGGCACGGTGTTGAGCAAACCGAAGATCCTCGACCACGTATGGCGCTACGACTTCGGGGGCGACGTGAACGTCGTCGAGTCCTACGTGTCGTACCTGCGGCGCAAAATCGACACCGGCGAGAAGCGCCTGCTGCACACGCTGCGCGGCGTGGGTTATGTGTTGCGGGAACCGCGCTGAGCGCGTGCGCGGTCGTCAACGGTAGCGAAGAATTGGGTAGATGGTCACTCAGCCTCGACGCGGATTGCCGCTCCGAATAGGGCTCGTCGCCGCCACCTTGTTGCTGGTCGCGTGCGGCCTGGCCGTTTCCGGTGTCGCGGTGACGTCGATCCTGCGGCACAGTCAGATCAGCCGCATCGACCAGACGCTGCTCGACGCATCCCACAGCTGGGCGCTGGCCCCGCGTCGTCAGTCACCGCCGCCGTACGAGGGCCCCGACCCGGGCCGGCCACCGTCGAAGTTCTACGTGCGCGGCGTCGGCACGGACGGCATCCCCTTCACCGCCATCAACGACCGCAACGCCGAACCGGCGCTCCCGGCCAACAACGACGTGGGTCCCAACCCGACGACGCTGCCCTCGGTGAATGGCTCGAACATCCATTGGCGGGCTGTATCGGTGCGCGGGCCACAGGGTTTGACGACCGTCGCGATCGACCTGTCCGACCTCCAGCACACTCTCCGCTCACTGGTCTGGCTGCAGGTCGCCATCGGGGTGGGGGTGCTGGTCCTGGTCGGGATCGCCAGCTTCGCCGTCGTCCAGCGCAGCCTGCGGCCGTTGGCCGAAGTCGAACGAACGGCCGCGGCCATCGCGTCCGGCCAGTTGGATCGCCGTGTCCCAGAACGGGATCCGCGCACCGAGGTGGGCCGGCTCTCGCTCGCCCTCAACGGAATGCTGGCGCAGATTCAGCAAGCGCTGGCGTCCTCGGAGTCCTCGGCCGAGAAGGCCCGCGGCTCCGAGGACCGGATGCGCCGCTTCATCACCGACGCCAGCCACGAGCTGCGCACCCCGCTGACCACCATCCGCGGTTTCGCCGAACTGTATCGCCAAGGCGCCGCCCGCGACGTCGCCATGTTGTTGTCGCGGATCGAGAGCGAGGCCTCCCGGATGGGTCTGCTGGTGGACGACCTGCTGCTGCTGGCCCGCCTCGACGTGCAACGACCGCTCGAGCACAACCGGGTGGACCTGCTGGCGCTGGCCAGCGACGCCGTGCACGACGCGCAGGCGATCGATCCGGGGCGAACCATCACCATGAAGGTCCTCGACGGCCCCGGCACGCCGGAGGTGCTCGGCGACGAAGCGCGCATCCGGCAGGTGCTGAGCAATCTGATCGCCAACGCCTTGCAGCACACCCCGGAAAGCGCCGACGTGACGGTGCGGGTCGGCACCGACGGCGACGACGCGGTCCTCGAAGTGGCGGACAAGGGCCCCGGCATGAGCGAGCAGGACGCGTCGCGGGTGTTCGAGCGTTTCTATCGCACCGACTCGTCGCGGGCGCGCGCGAGCGGCGGGACCGGCCTGGGCCTATCCATCGTGGAGTCGCTGGTGCGGGCGCACGGCGGTGTCGTCAGCGTGACCACGGCGCCGGGCGAGGGCTGCTGCTTCCGGGTGACGTTGCCGCGCATCAGTGACGTCCACGCGCAGCACGCGGTTCACGCCAACTGAGCCAGGGCCGCCTTGATCTTGGCCTGGGCCTCGTCCAGCGATTCCGGTGAAGGGTTGCGGTCCACGTTGGCGAAGCCGAAGTCGCTGAGGCTGCGGGTGGGGAAGACGTGCACATGCAGGTGCGGCACCTCCAGTCCGGCGATGATCAGGCCCGACCGTTCGGTCCTGAAGGCCTTGCAGACGGCCTTGCCGATCAACTGGCTCACGGCCATCACCCGGGCGAAGGCCGCGCCGTCGACGTCCTGCCAATTGTCGATCTCTTCGCGCGGCACGACGAGGGTGTGTCCCTGGGTCATCGGCTCGATCGTCAGGAACGCCACGACGTCGTCGTCCTCATAGACAAAGCGGCCGGGCAGTTCGCGGTTGATGATCTTGGTGAAGATCGACGCCATGGGCACTCACTCCTCCTTGCCGAACTGCATCATCTCCAGGTTCCAGTAGCCGCGCATGTTGGTGATCAACCCGGCGTCGTTGACCTTGTAGGTGAACACCCCGCGCACCGAACTGGTCAGGCCGCCCTCGAATTTG
Coding sequences within it:
- a CDS encoding alpha/beta fold hydrolase, with translation MPTAAEPFTIRGPGGVQIVADRLGDPHARAVVFLHGGGQTRRSWGKAAAAVAARGWQAVTVDLRGHGESDWSDDGDYRVVSFAGDVQEVLRTLPPRPVLVGASLGGFTSMLLAGELSPGIASAVVLVDIVPNMDQSGANRIHAFMAERVESGFGSLDEVADAIAEYNPHRPRPTDLDGLTTNLRRRGDRWYWHWDPQFISGTAAFPPFEVTDPDRMHAAVEAILRGGVPMLLVRGQMSDLVSQERADEFLARFPQVEFTDVRGAGHMVAGDRNDIFAGAVLDFLARHVDAG
- a CDS encoding S1 family peptidase; amino-acid sequence: MNMPWLRGLGLVGAVLVAATTLAKTAAAAPPPALPSPPPAPGMGVDHESGRCTAGFAAQGADGSYYLMTSGHCDSHDGAEWTYGNDAPLGKISASEHEGAKRDAAIIRLEPSIGMPVGDIAGRYQVRDVLSHAQIQPGMPFCKIGAVTGETCGAIKGIDGDVVEASVFSLDGDSGSPGFVMNPDGTVSAVGLLMSSPDGDDYTTYFMLINPLLDRWGLRVLP
- a CDS encoding lipoprotein LpqH, with the translated sequence MKRGIVAGVAGVALVIAAGAGCSSNKSGTSPSGSSSPAGAAGPLVIVDGQNQNVSGQVTCTAAGDNTNIGIGDPTAGLGAVVSNGNPPLVHSVGLGTVNGVALGFSDAAPNQGGSAGAAVNGKTWAIKGTATGVDMSNPQQPQQVTKSFELDVTCP
- a CDS encoding MAP_0585 family protein, producing the protein MKRVVGAAAVAAGLSISMATLNAGTAYSAPLDPPPPCPGCHGGGGGGGGGGGGGGNPGAPGGPGGQPGGHGGQQGGGNTPPQGGQNGPPAQGGQNGPPAQGGQNGPPAQGGQNGPPAQGGQNGPPAQGGQNGPPAQGGQNGPPAQGGQNGPPQGGQNAPQPNERGQYPPQPRQNTPPNEPGQNPPQGGQTNAPANTQNPPGNERQRYASLNPPSTQPPHPPYIPPRGVYASGNAEIGGPVGLDTGFSVVGHGAPPPPRPHNYGWNDGPAPGHPPPHWVGPPPPGGWNGPPPPGGWNRPWAGPPRDVLVARADFGPFNYNTFTVVPVFNWQYGGWGYWFFGVWVPLY
- a CDS encoding lytic transglycosylase domain-containing protein; this translates as MTVGRNRRAAPLVLAAIMVAFAGCSASHPKNASPAATTTSATAAPTRVVPVDSGMPGGAQPLLAADPVQLADDLVADERALRDPGTAEPALTAAAHREQAAYRAIARHPEWDATTRPRIPAELAEVYDRNVDARRQLIALTPVRDTLPAWRIEPPAPADELLSDYHQAESESGVGWNYLAAINFIETRFGSIVGASTAGAQGPMQFLPSTFAGYGQGGDIHSPRDSILAAGRYLAANGFANDRDRAIYGYNHAGEYVRAVDQYAALIAADPATFTAYYRWDVYCRTTAGDVVLPIGYDASSPIPAADYVAAHPQ
- a CDS encoding DUF732 domain-containing protein, which produces MRDRETIDSELRRIALGRRSIREQGGQPSSQEVDELLDELLAHSTGATLVNAPSAPETPAVAAARPRHDTVTLLRPSGVLRRLGLVAALPLSLVAIAAAAIAIFAVRHQDSSAQPTEAPPPAASSPSRPVASPPARMAPPAPAPRIGVADTAFIAALKHEGVPIPSQDYVMAQGHAVCDFLAHQHNFSDAVGFVQRSSIWDADQSTHVTAGAIVAYCPQSLPSASNEMQPSYQDALSDLQAIEGKLRDIQGDLDNLPGHP
- the phoP gene encoding two-component system response regulator PhoP, with product MTSQTPSDTKPEARVLVVDDEANIVELLSVSLKFQGFEVYTATNGAQALDRAREARPDAVILDVMMPGMDGFGVLRRLRADGIDAPALFLTARDSLQDKIAGLTLGGDDYVTKPFSLEEVVARLRVILRRAGKGGAEPRSARLTFADIELDEETHEVWKAGQPVSLSPTEFTLLRYFVINAGTVLSKPKILDHVWRYDFGGDVNVVESYVSYLRRKIDTGEKRLLHTLRGVGYVLREPR
- a CDS encoding sensor histidine kinase, translating into MVTQPRRGLPLRIGLVAATLLLVACGLAVSGVAVTSILRHSQISRIDQTLLDASHSWALAPRRQSPPPYEGPDPGRPPSKFYVRGVGTDGIPFTAINDRNAEPALPANNDVGPNPTTLPSVNGSNIHWRAVSVRGPQGLTTVAIDLSDLQHTLRSLVWLQVAIGVGVLVLVGIASFAVVQRSLRPLAEVERTAAAIASGQLDRRVPERDPRTEVGRLSLALNGMLAQIQQALASSESSAEKARGSEDRMRRFITDASHELRTPLTTIRGFAELYRQGAARDVAMLLSRIESEASRMGLLVDDLLLLARLDVQRPLEHNRVDLLALASDAVHDAQAIDPGRTITMKVLDGPGTPEVLGDEARIRQVLSNLIANALQHTPESADVTVRVGTDGDDAVLEVADKGPGMSEQDASRVFERFYRTDSSRARASGGTGLGLSIVESLVRAHGGVVSVTTAPGEGCCFRVTLPRISDVHAQHAVHAN
- a CDS encoding HIT family protein, which translates into the protein MASIFTKIINRELPGRFVYEDDDVVAFLTIEPMTQGHTLVVPREEIDNWQDVDGAAFARVMAVSQLIGKAVCKAFRTERSGLIIAGLEVPHLHVHVFPTRSLSDFGFANVDRNPSPESLDEAQAKIKAALAQLA